In one Carassius carassius chromosome 12, fCarCar2.1, whole genome shotgun sequence genomic region, the following are encoded:
- the LOC132154928 gene encoding geranylgeranyl transferase type-2 subunit beta-like isoform X1: protein MGTQVKDVVIKPDAPHSLLLDKHADYIAAYGSKKDDYEYTLSEYLRMSGIYWGLTVMDLMGQLSRMNREEIIEFIKSCQHDCGGISASIGHDPHLLYTLSAVQILSLYDSINVIDVDKVVDYVKGLQQEDGSFAGDKWGEIDTRFSFCAVATLSLLGKLDVINMDKSVGFVLSCMNFDGGFGCRPGSESHAGQIYCCTGFLSITGQLHQVNADLLGWWLCERQLPSGGLNGRPEKLPDVCYSWWVLASLKIIGRIHWIDKAKLRSFILACQDEETGGFADRPGDVDLPFFIQCLSVSAVHSCQCSIFPSRWILSTLCLVWRVCLCWEMSRSNQ, encoded by the exons ATG GGGACCCAGGTTAAAGACGTGGTCATTAAACCTGATGCACCACACTCGCTCCTCCTAGACAAGCATGCAGACTATATTGCAGCCTATGGCTCCAAGAAGGATGACTAT GAGTACACGCTGTCAGAGTACTTGAGAATGAGTGGCATCTACTGGGGCCTGACAGTAATGGACCTGATGGGTCAACTGTCCCGAATGAACCGCGAGGAGATCATAGAGTTCATCAAGTCCTGTCAGCATGACTGTGGAGGCATCAGCGCCAGCATTGGCCATGACCCTCATCTCCTCTACACCCTCAGTGCTGTACAG ATCCTGTCCTTGTATGACAGCATTAATGTCATTGATGTAGACAAAGTGGTAGACTATGTTAAAGGACTGCAACAAGAGGATGGCTCATTCGCAGGAGACAAATGGG GAGAAATAGATACACGGTTTTCCTTTTGTGCGGTTGCAACATTGTCATTACTG GGCAAGTTGGATGTGATCAACATGGACAAGTCTGTGGGGTTTGTGCTGTCCTGTATGAACTTTGATGGTGGGTTTGGTTGTAGGCCTGGTTCAGAGTCCCATGCTGGTCAG ATTTACTGCTGCACAGGTTTCTTGTCGATCACTGGGCAGCTTCATCAAGTAAATGCAGATCTGTTGGGTTGGTGGCTCTGTGAAAGACAGTTACCATCAGGAGGCTTGAATGGAAGGCCAGAGAAG CTGCCTGATGTCTGTTATTCCTGGTGGGTTCTTGCCTCTTTGAAGATCATTGGCAGAATTCACTGGATTGACAAAGCAAAGCTGCGCAGTTTTATTCTTGCTTGCCAGGATGAAGAGACTGGAGGCTTCGCTGATAGGCCTGGAGACGTG GACTTGCCATTCTTTATACAGTGCTTATCAGTATCTGCGGTACATTCTTGCCAGTGTTCCATATTTCCATCCAGGTGGATCCTTTCCACACTCTGTTTGGTGTGGCGGGTCTGTCTTTGCTGGGAGATGAGCAGATCAAACCAGTGA
- the LOC132154928 gene encoding geranylgeranyl transferase type-2 subunit beta-like isoform X2: MGTQVKDVVIKPDAPHSLLLDKHADYIAAYGSKKDDYEYTLSEYLRMSGIYWGLTVMDLMGQLSRMNREEIIEFIKSCQHDCGGISASIGHDPHLLYTLSAVQILSLYDSINVIDVDKVVDYVKGLQQEDGSFAGDKWGEIDTRFSFCAVATLSLLGKLDVINMDKSVGFVLSCMNFDGGFGCRPGSESHAGQIYCCTGFLSITGQLHQVNADLLGWWLCERQLPSGGLNGRPEKLPDVCYSWWVLASLKIIGRIHWIDKAKLRSFILACQDEETGGFADRPGDVVDPFHTLFGVAGLSLLGDEQIKPVNPVFCMPVNVLQRIGLQPDLLN, from the exons ATG GGGACCCAGGTTAAAGACGTGGTCATTAAACCTGATGCACCACACTCGCTCCTCCTAGACAAGCATGCAGACTATATTGCAGCCTATGGCTCCAAGAAGGATGACTAT GAGTACACGCTGTCAGAGTACTTGAGAATGAGTGGCATCTACTGGGGCCTGACAGTAATGGACCTGATGGGTCAACTGTCCCGAATGAACCGCGAGGAGATCATAGAGTTCATCAAGTCCTGTCAGCATGACTGTGGAGGCATCAGCGCCAGCATTGGCCATGACCCTCATCTCCTCTACACCCTCAGTGCTGTACAG ATCCTGTCCTTGTATGACAGCATTAATGTCATTGATGTAGACAAAGTGGTAGACTATGTTAAAGGACTGCAACAAGAGGATGGCTCATTCGCAGGAGACAAATGGG GAGAAATAGATACACGGTTTTCCTTTTGTGCGGTTGCAACATTGTCATTACTG GGCAAGTTGGATGTGATCAACATGGACAAGTCTGTGGGGTTTGTGCTGTCCTGTATGAACTTTGATGGTGGGTTTGGTTGTAGGCCTGGTTCAGAGTCCCATGCTGGTCAG ATTTACTGCTGCACAGGTTTCTTGTCGATCACTGGGCAGCTTCATCAAGTAAATGCAGATCTGTTGGGTTGGTGGCTCTGTGAAAGACAGTTACCATCAGGAGGCTTGAATGGAAGGCCAGAGAAG CTGCCTGATGTCTGTTATTCCTGGTGGGTTCTTGCCTCTTTGAAGATCATTGGCAGAATTCACTGGATTGACAAAGCAAAGCTGCGCAGTTTTATTCTTGCTTGCCAGGATGAAGAGACTGGAGGCTTCGCTGATAGGCCTGGAGACGTG GTGGATCCTTTCCACACTCTGTTTGGTGTGGCGGGTCTGTCTTTGCTGGGAGATGAGCAGATCAAACCAGTGAACCCTGTGTTTTGCATGCCTGTGAATGTGCTTCAGAGGATTGGCCTCCAACCAGACTTGCTGAACTGA
- the LOC132154927 gene encoding medium-chain specific acyl-CoA dehydrogenase, mitochondrial-like, whose protein sequence is MIFNKVLRAGFQAGRRFQSTGPQAGARAAIAASREAHGGFSFELTDQQKEFQEVARKFAREEIVPAAPSYDRSGEYPFPLIKRAWELGLMNGHIPEDCGGMGLGIFDACLITEELAFGCTGVQTAIEANSLGQMPVIIAGNDAQKKKYLGRMTEEPLMCAYCVTEPGAGSDVAGIKTRAVKKGDEYVVSGQKMWITNGGKANWYFLLARTDPDPKCPASKAFTGFIVEADTPGVQPGRKELNMGQRSSDTRGITFEDVRIPKENVLIGEGAGFKIAMGAFDKTRPPVAAGATGLAQRALEEATKYALERKTFGKFIAEHQAVAFLLAEMAMKVELARMAYQRAAWEVDQGRRNTYYASIAKAFAGDIANQCAADAVQIFGGNGFNSEYPVEKLMRDAKIYQIYEGTAQIQRLIISREHLGKFKQ, encoded by the exons ATGATTTTTAATAAG GTTTTGAGGGCAGGTTTTCAGGCTGGACGCAGGTTTCAGAGTACTGGCCCTCAAGCAGGTGCCAGAGCTGCTATTGCTGCCTCGAGAGAAGCTCACGGAGGCTTCAGCTTTG AACTAACTGACCAGCAGAAAGAGTTCCAGGAGGTGGCAAGAAAGTTTGCACGGGAGGAGATTGTCCCAGCTGCCCCGTCATATGACCGAAGTGGTGAA TATCCATTTCCTCTCATTAAGAGAGCATGGGAGTTGGGTCTAATGAATGGACATATTCCAGAGGACTGTG GTGGAATGGGTCTGGGCATATTTGATGCCTGTCTCATCACAGAGGAACTGGCCTTTGGCTGCACTGGAGTACAGACAGCCATTGAGGCAAACTCTCTGGGA CAAATGCCTGTCATTATTGCTGGTAATGATGCCCAGAAGAAGAAATATTTGGGCAGAATGACAGAAGAACCActaatgtgt GCGTACTGTGTGACTGAACCAGGAGCAGGCTCTGATGTGGCTGGGATAAAGACCCGAGCTGTTAAGAAAGGAGACGAGTATGTGGTCAGTGGTCAGAAAATGTGGATCACCAATGGAGGAAAAGCAAACTG GTACTTCCTGCTGGCCCGCACAGATCCTGATCCCAAATGCCCTGCTAGCAAGGCTTTCACAGGCTTTATTGTTGAAGCTGATACCCCAGGAGTCCAGCCAGGCAGAAAG GAATTAAACATGGGCCAAAGATCGTCAGACACCAGGGGGATCACATTTGAGGATGTAAGAATCCCGAAGGAAAATGTATTGATTGGAGAAGGAGCTGGCTTCAAGATTGCCATGGGTGCATTTGACAAGACCAGACCACCA GTGGCTGCAGGTGCTACAGGACTTGCACAGAGAGCACTGGAAGAGGCCACAAAGTATGCTTTGGAGAGAAAGACTTTTGGCAAGTTTATTGCTGAG CACCAGGCAGTGGCATTTCTTCTGGCTGAGATGGCCATGAAAGTGGAGCTTGCCAGGATGGCCTATCAGAGAGCAGCCTGGGAAGTAGATCAGGGCCGCAGAAACACCTACTATGCCTCGATTGCCAAGGCCTTTGCTGGAGATATTGCAAACCAGTGTGCTGCTGATGCTGTCCAGATCTTTGGCGGGAATGGTTTCAATAGTGAATATCCTGTGGAGAAGCTAATGAGAGATGCCAAGATTTACCAG ATTTATGAAGGGACCGCACAAATTCAAAGGCTCATCATCTCAAGAGAACACCTTGGGAAATTCAAACAGTGA